From the Salminus brasiliensis chromosome 15, fSalBra1.hap2, whole genome shotgun sequence genome, the window GTGGCTAGCGCTAGGGGAAAACCAAAAGGGGACAAGAAAGAAATCCTACAGGCAGAGCCTGGACTAAACAGGGGTTAATGTAAACTGCACTTGAATGGTGCTACAATGACTAAGCGGAGGAGAGCTGGGGATCCAGCTACTAAGCTACAACGGCTAGGCCAAACCAAATCTggaaacacagcgtgctgcCGTAAGGTACCCAGAGAATTCGGGGCGTGAGCGAGCGAACCTCACAGAAAACGTGgatagcagggtgacctgctcctgaatgagaacgccgagcagaagctggcctcaacacacctctacagtacggggaacctctcgTGAAACCTCAAGGTCCCAAACAATATAATTCTCTGTGTCAAATGGTGGTGTGGAGGCTCCTAAAAtatcccccagtcccaggtgaaactcaTAAACCAAACAAGGAATGCAAacaaccaaaccaaaacacacatgaacataaatgaacatgaatcgagTCACTGAATCaaaacacatgaacgtaaataaATCGGAAGTtctatttgggcctgtgggcagcggctctAAGTCGCCCGGGGGGAGGACACAATAACGAGGACCTGACAGTACCCTCCCACCCCTGAGGTGGCCGGGCAGGTCTCCCGACAGACACCTGTGATGCAGGATTGACAGCGGGGGGACCCCACCAATCCGACAAGTCGGCATGCGTTCCCCGCAGGCGCAAGTGCGCATCATGGGAGAAGGGGCGCTTCTTCTGAGGGCGTACACGAGACCTGGGAGCCAGCACCCAGGAGCGCTCCTCCGGGCCGTACCCCTCCCAGTCTAGCAGATACTGCAGTCGTCCCCCTCGCCTCCGGCGAGTCCAGCACCTGTCGGACCATGTACGTGGGGTTCCCCTAGACCTTCACAGGCTCCGGCAGCGTGTCTGGGGTGGCCTTGTCCAGGGGCCCGGGCACCACAGGCTTTAACTGAGAAACATGAAACACAGGGTGGACACGTGAGTGAGGGGGTAACTGTAACTTATACGAGACATTGTTAACACGTTTGACTATCAAATAAGGACCCATGAATTTAACTTTAACTTGAGTTTATGAGTGGGGATTCCCGTCCGGAGGTCCTTGGTTGCCATCCAGACTTGATCCCTGGGCTCATAGGAGGGGGTCTCCACTCTCTTGTGGTCTGTGGACCACGGGCATACGGGTATTGGTAGTGGCATTAGCTTACCCGAAGGAAGTGTTCTGGGGGTCCTACACTGGTCCTTGTCTATATGATGAAGTTTTTATGCATTCACATGTTTCTAATAATAGTTCTACATAAAACCATTGACCTTTACTGTGAAACCCATGAGGAACCCATGGAGGATAATTGAAGACTTGTGATTTCAGAGTAAAGGTATAGTTCTACCCTTTCCACTAAGCTTGCTGGATTGCTGTTGTTGTAAAGCATTCTGTCAATCAACTGCTGTTTACAAAACTAAACTGTCTGTAGTTCTCTGGCTAATTAAGACTAAAGAAAATCTATTTGTTTAAACAGCTTTCTTTTCTTATCCCTAATAAAAAGATGGCATAATGGTGATCATTTAAGCCATGACTGGGTTAAGCAGCTCACTGTCAATTAAGAAAAGGAAATACTGAGTGAATGCAGGTGGATATCATAATATTAGTCTTTCTACTGTTATGAGGATGTGCATGTTAATGGGCAATAAGCATTATTTgattatatatcattatatatgATCACAGGGATTATCTGAGTAGCTCTAAGTAAAGGTTTCCCCAGAAGTAAAAAGAAAGATTTTTAGACTTAATAGACATTTAGACTAATATTTGACTTTAAACATCAGAGGCATACATTCACCACTCCGAGACTGTGTTGTCACCCTGGATTACACACCTTAAGTGCCTATAATATGATTATTCTATATGTATAATATACCTATAATATGATTATATAGTAGAACACATTTTGGTTCATTGCACAGGATCAGCCATAACTACACACCCCCTAGAACAGAGAGCATTAAGGACCTTCTTCAAGGTCTAAACAGAGGCAGTTTAGTAAACTCAGATATCAGACCCACcaccctgtgatcaatagcaCAGATCTCTAAATACTGAGAGCCACTCATcttggtttctatggtgtttaTACTTAGACTCCTGGACATGTGCAGTGCTTAAAACCTGGCACACATTAAGCAGGGGGATAAAtgaaagaccccccccccaacatagTACTAAGAAAGGCCCTGGGTCTCTATGTATATGTCTACTTCGATGACATCCTCAACCTCATCCTCATACAGCCAGTCTCTTGAGGAACACATCGAACCGGTCAGGCAGGTTCTCCAACTGTTATTGGGAGCTCCTTGCCCTGAAGCTTGCCCTTGAGAAGTGGAGGCACTGTCTTGAGGGGGCCAAAACCCCCTTTGTGGTATAGACTTGACAGCTGTCGGGTGGACTGGGAGGGATATGGACCTGAGGAGCAGGTGCAGTGGACCTGGGGACATCTGGAGCTGTTTCTAGGTGGGGGAGTCCTCTAAGGGGTCAGTGTGTGCTGCCGACTACCAGCAGAGGGTGACAGAAGCAAGGCACTGTTATCCAAGGGAACTCGATTTGCTCTTGCTCTCAACTAAAGCAAAAAAGCTGTAGTTCTCAGATTAATTACAACAACTTTCTTTTAAAACTGTGCAAAAAAGATACTTAACCCATCTTTCTCTAAACAACttttataaaacaatataaacaataattataaaaacaatTAATTGAAAAGATAATGATCATGATCATGATCATAGATAATGATCATAAAAGCTCCTTTTCACTTTTAAGGAAGTAAAGAACAGAATACACATCAACAAAGTAGTATGTGAATGCAGACAGACcagactgtcagtgttttctcATGTGCACTTTCAAGAAACACTCATTATCACAAATACTGTCTGAGCAGCTCTGAGCACTGGGGTTTCCCCAAACTATAAGAAGAAAGTCTGAAGAAAGTTCATTGCATAGACCtgataaagtttttttttcttattgttgtttttattcttattattaatattattagtattcaGTTTGCAGTACTGTAGAAATCCATTAACTGTTCTTCTTAGACTATTTCCTGTAATTAACAATATGTATAACTAATGTTTAAATAAGCAGTactaatttgtgtgtgtttcacagtaCACTTCACGTGTACCTAAAGTGTAAGTATagtaaaatgtgtatttttttcttaGACACTACTGTATAAACTCAGATTTCTTGTGAACTTAATAGTATTAATTTCTAAACTCAGTGCTATTTGTTCTTAGACTCACTTTGGACTCAACAGTATTTATTCTTGGACTTATTTTGGTATTAATAGCATTTGCACAATTTTAAAACGGTCTTGGAATAAGTGCTATATTTAAACTTGCCTTGTCTATGTTGTTTTGATCACTTGTCCTGGTTCATGGTCTTGATggtatttgtactcagatttGACTTGGACTCAATACACTGACATTCGGTACTTGGCTAgcattgctttttttatttttctgcccAGCTATGGTCATTTACAGAATGAATATGTTAGCTGGTAATCCAGTTTtcataaaagatgaaaatgaaAGACTAAAAAGATACGTTACAACCCAACAAGACATCATTTTTTGTATGCTGGTTTGCTTAGTGTACAACATACAACATTTAAAATACAACAACTAACTAGACATTAATCTGATGTCAACAATGATGTGGTAAAATAGTCTCTCAATGCAGTCCAGCCAGTTCAGCACAGCTGAAGTGCTTTGATGTTCATACTGGGAAGTAGATTATTTACAATTTGCATAAAAATGCTGTCAGACAACCTTCCAGGTTTTTTGGGGGATTTACGTAACAGTTTTTACATGAAAAACCCCAAGACCTCTGTCAGATTACTGAATCCTATAAAAAGAGCTGTCTAACTGTGCTGTGCTTATCTGCAGTGCTGTAGATGAACCTGTAGACTACAGGTAAGTCTTGcaattaaaaaaagttaattatCTATATTAATTGCTACTAATAGCTTTTGCAGCAAATTATCCACAATGTGTTCTGTATTTTTAggtttattttttactgtaaaaaaacaatgtattcCTTAAATAGTCTTGAGCAATATGTCTTTGAATTTTGTAGCATTAAGGAAAAGACTTCCCAGCATTATTTGCATCATTAATCTTCATTTTAATATTacgcttaaaaataaaattctgATACCCAAATGGAAAACATAATTTTCTGAAATTGTATCTAATTTAATTTTCTCACATTTTCTATCTTACAGAACGAGGATGGTTAAAGATATGGTAAGTATATGTTAAGCTACCCAATACCTTTTTTAacccaaatgaaaaaaaaatacatatccGCGCTGTCATGTCAAGCCTGttttccatttttgctgtttttcatgtttttgacataatgtgaatctggcgaTTTTCTGTCCAAATTGCATGATGaacaaaccaatagaaatgctccaaaattacttggaatcaaatatttttgcattgactttcattcaaTGTTAAGAaggatttttccttctcctgcaaagctgctgttttagagctACATTGATTTTATCGCATTGGTGATATGGTTCCACAGAGTCAAGAAAAGTTGACAAATGAATGGTCATTTAcctaaatattttattcatactGCAATCTATTCTCATATATGCTCTATAATACTACTAATCTGCTGTGTACAACTGGTAATAATGCATATACGTCTCTATACATTAAACTAATGCAAATATTAAAATTCTAATGGGATCTTTCCAATTTAAATATATCTTCCACTGCCACTTACCATCAGTGTGTTGTCCTTTCCCTCAGGCAATATTTTTATTGATACATTAATGCTCTGTCCTTTGGTTATATACTTTGTTTTACTTGCTCTGAATTCTGAAGACCATTTACTGAACTAGCTGTCTGGGCTCCACTGTGTTATACACTCCATCATATCCATAGGATTAAACCATCATTGTTTTGGGAATATTAAGAATAAAGCCTTACTTTAAAAATGCACTGTTAGGAAATGTCCAGTGAGATTTTGGGTAAAGCAACCTCAACAATTTAACTTATTTCACTTATAGTATTAAGACTTTAAATGtaatgtgtttgagatgctcttatgcatgtatataaaatactaaacatttatttttatgtttatatatttgcaCAATGCTACTATTTGCCTTTCTGGTAGATGCTAACTGCACTTTGTACTCGTACAgagcaatgacaataaagttgaatctatctatctatctatctatctatctatcaatatttaaatatatgtttaGTACTTTAAGTACATGCAAgcttaatgtatttttaaggCAACGGGTTAAACTTACATAAGTTTAACAATGGTGGGTAGCTGGAAATATAAGATTTCAAAGAAGTGTACTTTGacacactgtaaaaagagaAACCATGAAAAGAAATATGTGATAACAAGCAATTAAGCTATTCATTAACTATTTAAATCAAAATGTTAAATTCAAAGGATTTATTTGAGTTAAATAAACCCAGTTTAATTCTTTGTTACCAAATGAAGTGATTGTTTTAGGATAAACAGGAGCCACCTTTTACAGTCCATACAAAATGCCTGAAATTAGTTTTTTAGAGGTCTATATGATCTTTATGGGGCTATTTCTTGCTATCACATAGGTCATTCAAATGAGATATACATGAGACAAAAGGAATTTAAAACAATGTGTATATTCTttcagctgctgctggttcTAGCGCTCCCCCTGCTGGTGAGCAGTGCTGAGACCAAACCTATTAAAGAGTTCCTGCCGCTGGACTGTGAGGACATTTTCAACAATGGGTCCATCCACAATGGAGTGTACACCATCTACCCAGCAGGACCTGGGAAAGCAGTGCAGGTGTACTGTGATATGGGCTGTGATGAGAACGAAACCCACAAGGACAGGAGATGGACCGTGAGTGGACGCCTTGATTGTCCAGCACTGGTTGAGCGTTTAGAGCTTCAGTGCAGTGTTTCTCAGCCCTACTGTATGATCTGATCTCCAGGTGATTCAGAGGAGAATAGACGGCAGTGTGAACTTCTACAGACGATGGCTGGAGTACAAGAACGGCTTTGGGAGGCCAGATGGAGAATACTGGCTAGGTGAGACACAGCACTGCACTTTCTGATTGTTATTTAGTAGAGAGAAATGGGTTCTTCACCCCTGCAAAGTATTACAGGGTTGTAGGTGACAGGGGTGAATGTTTTGTGAAAAATTGCCATTCTATGATAGCACATTTATACAAAAGTGTCATGGAGACATATTTATGTGGTCAAGGAGACTTTGATGTTGCTTTCTCAAAATAATGTCAGAAAGCGGAaaatattttcaataacttaAATTTTTACAGGGGGTTGTGACAGTGTGACAGGCTTATATGAGGGGTTTCTAAATATTGCAGCAggaaatattagaaatatttaaataacCTAAGATTTCTGAAAAATTAAACTGTTAACAAACTAAAAAATGCAATATCatgtttttttgtatatatgtacTCAAATGCGATGTCAGTCCATGCATATTTTTTGCAAAAACACAacctttaaatgtttattttatttattttttgcatttgtCTTTGGCATCACATGCTGAACGTTAATCAAGTTAATCAAGTTTCAGTAAAGTAAATCAGTTACATTTTACTGATTTtcttaattaataaaattaaactcATGACTCACAGACTTGAAGGGCACCAAATCCTGAATCCTGAGGTTGCATAGTACTTATTTTAATTATAGTTTTTTGATAGGAAAATAAATCACTGTTGCAATTAGGTAAGAAAGAAGTGATGAGTATAAAGAGTCTAACAGACGGCGAGGAAGTGGAGGAAATCTCACAAAGAATAAGATCAGGATGGAAAGCGTTCAACTCGGTGAAGGACCTCTTCAATTGCACAGTCTTGCCGCAGTTCTATCAGGACCTAGAAGATATTTTAGTCCCCAAATCCTCTTACATCATCGTGATGGGAGGCTTCAACACACCGATCAGAAAAGGACAACAAGGTGAAAGGTTTGTGGGAAGACTCAGGCTCAGTGAAAGGAATTTGAGAGGCGAACGACTGGCCACCGTGGCGGAGGCTAAAAGACTATATGTGGGGAACACTTTGTTCCGGAAGATTAAGATGAAAGAGCAGGAAAGAGGTCCATCTATTCTGGTCAGTGAAGGCAAGAGGCTCTCAAGTTGATGAAGAAAGGGAAAGCACCAGGAAAGGACACCAGAACATTGGAGAGAAGTGTTGAAAGCTAGAAGCTGCCTAGAAGAGGGAAGAATACTCTCTAAAAGAAAGAGTCAGATACCATTCTGTTGTACAAAAAGTACATCGAGAACGAGTCTTAAATATATAAGCTGTTCACATCTGGAGGAGCAGCAACCAAAAGAGTAGGTGGGCTTCAGAAGGAAGTATGGCACGGTAGACCACATATTCAAGTACGGGCTGCCACTTTGCATTGCATACGTCTGCGAAGTTGGACAGCATCGAGATCAACACACTGATGCAAGCCCTCAAGGAGCAAGGAGTTGTGGCCCAGTATGTGAACCTCCTGAAGGAAGCCAACACCAGGTGCATCACAGATGTGGCACTGCTGCAATCACCCATGCGCATCCCAGTCTCAAGATGGTCATGCAAGACATTGAATGAGACGGCGGGCTGAAGATCTATGGCGAGTTCAACCATGCCAAGACCAAATACATCACCAGGCTCGGCTCTCGGTATAATCGATGAAATAGAGGAGGTGGAAGGCTACATGTACCTCGGGCAGGAGGTAAACATGAGACGCAACTTGGTGAAGGAAATCTTACGAAGAATAAGATCAGGATGGAAGGCGTTCAACTCGGTGAAGGACCTCTTCAATTGCACAGTCTTGCATGCGATGCTATACGCAAGTAAAACTACGGCCACCACAAGGAGGGAGGAACAACGACTGAGAGCGATGCAGGGGGCCATGGAACAGTCAATGTATGAAGGACAATATTGCGGAGTATTGCGGGCTGGCCATGTCTTATGGTATCTGACCATCGGTGGACCCATGCAGTTGCCGAGTGGTATCCGTGTAAGTGGAAGTGATGTCTACAAGGCGTTTGACAGACTGGTCGGTCAAGTGTCGAATGTAGGAAATACGAGATCCTAGTTCTTGGATTTCTTGGATTATACAAAAGCTTGTATAGCATGCACTTTAAATACGTTTACATAATGTCAACATTTCAGTTTTCTTGGTAAACGTTAACCGTAACAGCAAGATCTACCTACTCCATGATAAGAAGGAACACAGGATTAAATGAATTACTTTTCCAGACATCAAAAGACATGTGCTCCCCCGTTAATCTTTGTGTTACCAATAAAGTCCTAACAAAAACCACTGGCTTTTACGATAACGTTAAACATGCAAACGTAGAAGTtacattctttttatttttcagttttcatAAAGTCTGGGTTGGGGGTGAGACCAAAGTAGTAAAGTATTGATGTTGAATTTGATTAATTTGCTGCATAACATTTTTGGGCGATAAccaatatatattatttctaaCAGGAATTTGTAACCTGGGGACTTTACTCAATCCCCCTATTATGTTTTCTGAACTGCAGGTCTGGAGAACATGTTTCTGTTGACGTATGTAAATAAGTACGAGCTGAGAGTGGACCTGGAGGACTTTGAGGGAGGCAGTGCCTATACCCAGTACACCTCCTTCTCCATCGATCCAGAGACCTCCAACTACAAACTGCGCATCAGTGGCTACGTCaatggaggaggaggtgagCAACATGTTAAACACCTTTATTTGACCTGTGGAagtttctgttttcttgtcaGTAGTCTTCTGACACGATGTATCCTGCAGGTGATTGTTTGATGTTCAACAACGGAAGGGATTTCTCAACCTTCGACAAGGATTACGCAGGCTGTGCCGACACCTACAGTGGAGGATTCTGGTACAATTGGTCCCCATGTCACTACGCCAACCCCAACGGCCAGTACAAATGGAAGGTTTCTGGTTCGTCATACGCAGGGGTTTTGTGGCAGTGCTGGAAAGGATACGGCTACTCTCTGAAGTCCATTGCGATGAAGATCCGCCGACTGTCTCTGGATGAGGTTAATGGCTAGCTTCATCAGCACAGGTTTAGAAGTAGTGGCATAATTTGCTGCCAAATGACTTCAACCCATTTATTCATTCGACTCTTAAAATGATGGATTATTTACCCAACTGTAAAAGCTGATTTCTGATACCTGAGCGGTGGTTTAGGGCTGATCTCTGAATTAAACAAGAATGAGCTGGTTTATGAAGTTTGCTAGGTACTGTCTTGATGGGTTTGATACAAATGTTACAAATGTTCTTCATATtcttctttttgtgtttttaatcaCAGAATTCCagaatcaataataaatacttTGTGAAAAACAATAACACTGTTATCTCAttccttaaataaaaaaataaaagaccaACACAGTGTTTGCTTAGTTTTTCTTCACTTCTAAGCCACAATGCAATATAACACAGGACAATATAttgatattaatatatataataatacaatatattaaCAAAATGATCACCAATGATATTCAACCAAGTCCAGCTGTTAACAAAGCTAAACTATCTGTAGTTCTCTAATTAAGACTAAAGAAAACCTACTTGTTGAAtcagctttctcttcttctgcctgaaaataattaaataaaaaatcaacCAGGTCACACATGGCCTGATAATGATCATTTAAGACATGACTGTGTTAACTAGCTCACTGTCATATACTAAGTGAATGCAGGTGGACCAGAATATCCATCTTCCTACTGTTCATGGTGAGGATGTGCATGTTCATAGGAAAGAAACTTTATCACAGGGATTATCTTAATAGCTCTAAGTACAGATTTACAGTACAGTCAAAAGAAAGGTTATTagaattaataattaatgttttctttatttttactaATATGTGATTCTAAACATCATAGTAATACATTTACCACACCTAGGCTGTGTAGTCACCCTGGATTACATTCCTT encodes:
- the LOC140535603 gene encoding microfibril-associated glycoprotein 4-like, whose product is MVKDMLLLVLALPLLVSSAETKPIKEFLPLDCEDIFNNGSIHNGVYTIYPAGPGKAVQVYCDMGCDENETHKDRRWTVIQRRIDGSVNFYRRWLEYKNGFGRPDGEYWLGLENMFLLTYVNKYELRVDLEDFEGGSAYTQYTSFSIDPETSNYKLRISGYVNGGGGDCLMFNNGRDFSTFDKDYAGCADTYSGGFWYNWSPCHYANPNGQYKWKVSGSSYAGVLWQCWKGYGYSLKSIAMKIRRLSLDEVNG